The following coding sequences lie in one Caretta caretta isolate rCarCar2 chromosome 28, rCarCar1.hap1, whole genome shotgun sequence genomic window:
- the ENO3 gene encoding beta-enolase: protein MPGTLGIKGRGQPLPGHCQLPTPLTATTVDEISATMSIQKIYAREILDSRGNPTVEVDLHTAKGRFRAAVPSGASTGIYEALELRDGDKSRYLGKGVLKAVENINKIIVPALLEKKLSVVEQEKIDKLMIDLDGTENKSKFGANAILGVSLAVCKAGAAEKGVPLYRHIADLAGNAELILPVPAFNVINGGSHAGNKLAMQEFMILPVGAASFKEAMRIGAEVYHNLKSVIKAKYGKDATNVGDEGGFAPNILENNEALELLKSAIEKAGYPDKVVIGMDVAASEFFRGGKYDLDFKSPDDPARHISGEKLGELYQSFIKNYPVVSIEDPFDQDDWETWRRFLTQVPIQIVGDDLTVTNPKRIQKAVELKACNCLLLKVNQIGSVTESIQACKLAQSNGWGVMVSHRSGETEDTFIADLVVGLCTGQIKTGAPCRSERLAKYNQLMRIEEALGDKAHFAGRKFRNPRAK, encoded by the exons ATGCCGGGGACCTTGGGTATAAAAGGGAGGGGGCAGCCACTGCCTGGGCACTGTCAGCTGCCCACCCCCCTGACAGCCACCACCGTAGACGAGATCTCAGCAA CCATGTCCATCCAGAAGATCTACGCCCGTGAGATCCTGGACTCCCGTGGGAACCCCACGGTTGAGGTGGATCTGCACACGGCCAAGG GTCGTTTCCGGGCCGCTGTCCCCAGCGGTGCCTCCACCGGCATCTATGAGGCTCTGGAGCTGCGGGACGGGGACAAGTCCCGATACCTGGGCAAAG GGGTGCTGAAGGCTGTTGAAAATATCAACAAAATCATTGTGCCGGCCCTCCTGGAGAAG AAACTCAGTGTTGTGGAGCAGGAGAAAATCGACAAACTCATGATCGACCTGGATGGGACAGAGAACAAAT CCAAGTTTGGGGCCAATGCCATCCTGGGGGTATCTCTGGCGGTGTGTAAGGCTGGGGCCGCGGAAAAGGGGGTGCCCCTCTACCGCCACATCGCCGACCTGGCTGGCAACGCTGAGCTCATCCTGCCTGTCCCG GCGTTCAATGTGATCAACGGGGGCTCCCACGCGGGGAACAAGCTGGCCATGCAGGAGTTCATGATCCTGCCGGTGGGGGCCGCCAGTTTCAAGGAGGCCATGCGCATCGGGGCCGAGGTCTACCACAACCTGAAGTCCGTCATCAAGGCCAAGTACGGCAAGGACGCCACCAACGTGGGGGACGAAGGCGGCTTCGCCCCCAACATCCTGGAGAACAACGAAG CGCTGGAGCTGCTGAAGTCGGCCATCGAGAAGGCCGGGTACCCCGACAAGGTGGTGATCGGGATGGACGTCGCCGCCTCCGAGTTCTTCCGCGGCGGGAAGTACGACCTGGACTTCAAATCCCCCGACGACCCCGCCCGCCACATCAGCGGGGAGAAGCTGGGCGAGCTGTACCAGAGCTTCATCAAGAATTACCCCG TGGTCTCCATCGAGGACCCCTTCGACCAGGACGACTGGGAGACCTGGCGGAGGTTCCTGACCCAGGTGCCCATCCAGATCGTGGGGGACGACCTGACGGTGACGAACCCCAAGCGCATCCAGAAGGCCGTGGAGCTGAAGGCCTGCAACTGTCTCCTGCTCAAAGTCAACCAGATCGGCTCCGTCACCGAGTCCATCCAGGC GTGCAAGCTGGCCCAGAGCAACGGCTGGGGGGTGATGGTCAGTCACCGCTCCGGGGAGACCGAAGACACCTTCATCGCGGACCTGGTGGTGGGCCTCTGCACAGGGCAG atcAAGACTGGAGCCCCCTGCCGATCCGAGCGCCTGGCTAAATACAATCAGCTGATGAG GATCGAGGAGGCCCTGGGCGACAAAGCTCACTTTGCGGGACGCAAGTTCAGGAACCCTCGTGCCAAGTGA
- the SPAG7 gene encoding sperm-associated antigen 7 gives MAELDLLGSILSAMERPPGLGDQETRRRAREQAARLKKLQEQEKRQKVEFRKRMEKDVSDFIQDPAQTKKKFQPMNKLERSILHDVVEVAGLTSFSFGDDEESRYVMIFKKEFAPSDEELEAYRCGEEWDPQRAEEKRRLKERAQREAEQEALRGPAVVNPNTDYKDKYSHLIGKEAAKDAAHTMQANKAYGCVPVANKRDTRSIEEAMNEIRAKKRLRQSEDEGPGGAGTS, from the exons ATggcggagctggacctgctgggcTCCATCCTCAGCGCCATGGAGCGGCCGCCCGGGCTCGGCGACCAGGAGACGCGGCGCCGCGCGCGAG AACAAGCCGCCCGGCTGAAGAAGCTGCAGGAGCAGGAGAAGCGGCAGAAGGTGGAGTTCAGGAAGAGG ATGGAGAAGGACGTGTCTGATTTCATCCAGGACCCCGCGCAGACCAAAAAGAAATTCCAGCCCATGAACAAGCTTGAGCGCAGCATCCT GCATGACGTGGTGGAAGTGGCCGGCCTGACGTCCTTCTCCTTCGGTGACGACGAGGAGAGTCGTTACGTCATGATCTTCAAAAAG GAGTTCGCCCCGTCGGACGAGGAGCTGGAGGCCTATCGCTGTGGGGAGGAATGGGACCCACAGCGGGCCGAGGAGAAACGCCGCCTCAAG gAGCGGGCTCAGAGGGAGGCGGAGCAGGAGGCGCTGAGGGGCCCCGCCGTGGTGAACCCCAACACCGACTACAAGGACAAATACAGTCACCTCATCGGCAAGGAGGCCGCCAAGGACGCCGCCCACACCATGCAGGCCAACAAGGCCTACGGCTGCG TTCCCGTGGCCAACAAGCGGGACACGCGCTCCATCGAGGAGGCCATGAACGAGATCCGGGCGAAGAAGCGGCTGCGGCAGAGCGAGGACGAGGGGCCGGGCGGGGCTGGGACCTCCTAg